From one Larimichthys crocea isolate SSNF chromosome XVIII, L_crocea_2.0, whole genome shotgun sequence genomic stretch:
- the serp2 gene encoding stress-associated endoplasmic reticulum protein 2 produces MVAKQRIRMANEKHSKNITQRGNVAKTLRPQEEKYPVGPWLLALFVFVVCGSAIFQIIQSIRMGM; encoded by the exons ATGGTGGCCAAACAGAGGATCCGGATGGCCAACGAGAAACACAGCAAGAACATCACGCAGAGAGGGAACGTGGCCAAGACGCTG CGACCACAAGAGGAGAAGTATCCTGTGGGGCCTTGGCTGCTTGCCctctttgtatttgttgtgtgtggATCAG CCATATTTCAGATCATCCAGAGCATCCGCATGGGGATGTGA
- the LOC104933424 gene encoding TSC22 domain family protein 1 isoform X4, which produces MASMNSSCYTVAMDLGVCQLRNFSISFLSSLLSAESSHVKLDKSSSGASVVAIDNKIEQAMDLVKSHLMYAVREEVEVLKEQIKELIERNSQLEQENTLLKTLASPEQMAQFQAQVQTGSPPAPPTVAATPGPPSNAPLAQPPTSHSSGPSA; this is translated from the exons atggcCAGTATGAATTCATCGTGCTACACCGTGGCTATGGATTTAGGCGTTTGCCAGCTGAGAAATTTCTCCATATCGTTTCTGTCGTCGTTACTGAGCGCGGAGAGCTCCCACGTAAAGCTCGATAAAAG ttcGTCAGGAGCCAGCGTTGTGGCCATTGACAACAAGATCGAGCAAGCTATG gacCTGGTGAAGAGTCACCTGATGTACGCTGTgcgtgaggaggtggaggtcctGAAGGAGCAGATCAAGGAGCTGATCGAGCGTAACTcccagctggagcaggagaacACCCTGCTGAAGACGCTGGCCAGCCCCGAGCAAATGGCCCAGTTCCAGGCGCAGGTTCAGACCGGCTCCCCACCTGCTCCTCCGACAGTAGCAGCCACACCGGGACCCCCCAGCAACGCCCCCCTTGCCCAGCCGCCCACCTCGCACAGCTCCGGCCCGTCTGCATAG